The segment CACTTTCCTTGTAACATACATGGCCCTAGCTCTGCTATAAAGAATAATCCTTCTTTCATATGACAGCTCTTACATAATTTGAAGACAACAATCACGTTTCACTTAAAATAACCTCTGGGGACTAAACATCCAGGTACCACTGAACATCAGAGTTGGAAGcaattttaaacattatttaaaGACCGAGGTATCCAACACATAGCCTGTGGGTCAAGTGCAATCAGCCTGAGCCCAGAGTGTGACCTGTCTGAGAattttaacaaaacattttttgacCTAATTAGTTAGCATGGATGGGCTAGTAGTAGTAACTAGCTGCTGATGGGTATTAAGACTGGATCAATTAATAACTGCTGAAGTAATTAATTATATAATCCTATAATTAATACAGACTAAATGCCCATGGATTTCTAATCATTTGACCATTTGGTCCATGCCAcgttttacaaattaagaaagtGAAGGACATACTGTTGCAGTGACCCAAAGTTGTACAACTAGTTAGGGGCAGAGCTGGGGATAGACCAGTAGACCATGAGTATAGTTTGGTAGGAAGAGAAATGGATTTGCGGTCAGAACAATTTAGTTAAGTGTCCTGACACTTTCAACCTGGTTGatctttagcaagtcacttaaccagaagggcctcagtttcctcactgtaaagtggggatagtaacagcatctactttccagggtcattgtgagaagcaaatgagataacatacatatagtgctttgtaaaccttaaagctgtGTATAAATGctgctatattattattatttacggAAGTTCATATATAGAgtatggggcctggagtcaggaggatctgagttcaaatcctgcctcggacacttattagttgtgtgaccttgggtggtcacttaacctctttctggctcagtttcctgaattgtaaaatggggacaataatagcacctacctctgagggttgttttggggaccaaatgagattatatttgtaaagtgctgagccCAGTGCCTGATCCATTGTGGGTACTACGCAAAtgcttattcccattttattatcATCACTATGATTATTCTTCCACTATCCCAGAGACCTCTCACCTTCATGACTGATGAAGCACGGGAAACATGCTCCTCCAAACTTTCTGCATGGGCACCCCCTTGGCTGATTTCAGGTGTTTGTGGTCTTGGCTTCTCAGCAGGATTGAGATCAGGTAAGGGCCCTGGACTGGGAGGGGTTCTAAGAGGAGGTGGCTTATTGGAGATAACTAAAGCTTTGAAACTAGGTGTTCTGTCCCTTACTGGGCCTGATCCTTCATTAGGCTGGGAGACTCCCGGTCTTGGCAATGGAATCTCTTTGGGAGAAGGCAAGATTCCAGGGGACACTGGAGCTGTGTGAGAGGGGGAACCTTCATCTGGCAGCTCAGCCTGAACTACAGAAGGGGGTCGTGACCTAGCTGGGTCATTGCAGGGTAACACAAACTTTTCTTCAACACCGGGGTCATCTGtgtcccctctcttctcttcttcaaagGGGTCATCCTGGAATTCAGGGGACTCTTCTTTCTGGGCTAGTTCCATAGCTGGAGCATCTTCATTTTCTAGGAttgattctctttccctcttcaagGAAATGAGGGAAGTGACAGTAGGAGGAGAGCTTCTGGAACAGGGGCTGATGGGAGAGGGACTTCTGGGAGAAGCACTTGCAGGAGAGGgacttctgggagaagaactTGTAGGAGATTGACTactgggggaggtgagagggctGCTGTCCCCCGAGGTTATGGAAACACTGGGTCTAGGGATTGGAGATGAGATGACCAGGGAACTTCGGtgcctaaaaaaagaaaagagattgttTTAAAGAGTCAGGCCCTGTAAAGGAATATGAAGAAAAGTACAGTCCCTATAGCTGAATCTCATTGGTCTTCCTTATTTTCTGATAGGCTTGTACCCCACCAAGTTTTCGGGTGGTAGTTCCTCTCAGTCCACTCTTGCCGCTACTTATCAAGAGAAATCTCACTTCATCGGTGATCTGGGATTAAGACCTAAATGCTTTCGTCACTCTTCCTGCCTGAAGTGACGTGGTTCTATCTCCTGGACTATACACTACAAACCTACCAGTCATTTAATCAtgaaccaacaagcatttatttacttaGAACTGCTAACTTcacagagttgaaagagacctcattTGCTTTCCCAATCATCTAGTCAGACTCTCTCATATTAGAAGCAGGAAaacagaggccaagtgactttTCAAGGAGAAATAGCATGATAAAATATAGTGGGAGCCAGAGGTTGTAGGCTTGAATCTCCAGCTCTGTCATCTATCAACTGTGGATGCTTAGCAAGTCCCTTGGCTTTTGGAGgcctcactttccctctcttctatgattctgtgactcctTCATTCACTTCACCTGAAACTGAGTCTACTCTTTCTCTTAATAATTTCAGGATCAGTAAGCAATGAGGAAGGGACTGGCTCAGTTGGGGGGAGCAAAGTAAGAGAAGACCAAAAAGGAAGGTTGGAGAGAGATTGTGGAGGATCTGACCTTCCTTCCAAGGCACAGGATAGCTACTGAAGGCTTTGGAGCCAAGGTGCAGTGCTATCAGATTGATGCTATTAAGATGACTGGCATGAGAGGGCCAAATGAATTGAAGGAAAACTGAGGACTTGAGGCAGGGGGAATAGTTTAAAGGCTATTGTGAAACCGTCTCGGTCAGGGCTAGTGAGAGCTGGGAGAGGGCGGTGGCAGAACAGGCCAGACATTCTAGCATTGAGATAAGACCATAGCAATCCAGAAACAGAATTCTAGCCAGGAACTAgatcattttccagttgatatcCCCCAGTACCTAGCAGGATGCCTtgcacctagtaagtgcttaataaatatttgttgcaatGAATATTGTTCTCTGGCCTTAGGAGATCCCAGGCTAATGGAGACAAAGTGACTTATCCTAAGTCACCTCATCTCTCCTGGGCTTGTTTCTTTACTGGAAAAGGAATAGGTTGGAGcaaatgatttccaaggtccttcTGTGGCTGTTACATGTTATGTACCTATGAGTTATGAGTTCCCAGAATAGGAAAACCAGGGAAATGGGAATAAATGATATAGTAAAGGGAAACTGAATGTGTTCTGTTAAAggaagttaaaattagaagggactaATCAATCCACAGAGCGTTTGCAATAGACTCAGCTGCATGCTGAGCACCTGCACAGGTGACTTCCCAGAGGTAGCTAATTTGGAGCCAGTTTTCAAGAAGTGCcatcagaggggaggagagggaagggcagCCCTCAAAGGGGGAATGGTTTGAGGCAAAGCTTGCTAACCAGGTCTCAAATTTAGAAACTGGAGGGCTTTGGTTGGCTGGAGCAGAGCTTCCcatgggggtagggggaaggaatGGTTATTAATTAGGCTGTCCTTCCAAAGAGGCTTATGTCACTTCATTCATGGTGGCCAAGGGTGGTGGTGGTTAGTGAAGGATGTCTCTTAGCTTTAATCTATACTACATTTTAATAGCTATGGGAGACTACAGAAGGTTAAATTAATTTAACTGGTATTTATTAGGCCCCTACCCAGTCCAAGTTCAATAATTTGGCTTTAACctccctttccaggcttattttcCATTACTCCCCCTTCCACTAAACAAAGCACTCAGGTCAGATAGGATTATGTACCACTCCCTGAATTACTTCCAATCCTAAAAGCATGAAATACTTCCCCCCTCCATTTCTACCTGCTGAAATCCCATTCTTCTTCAAGACGGGCACACTTTGAACGGCTCTTCTCTAGGCCATGGCCATATGTAATCTATTTTTCTCAAAGCACTTTTCTTATGCCTTTCTTTTGCAGtattatgttttttctttgtatccacttCTTATTTTTCCTATCAGATTGTAGTAAAAGTAATAGCTAACATCTCTATGGAACATTTTACATACTTTGTTTATCCTTGGAAAGGAGTAGGTGCCACAGGTctgattatctccatttacaAAGGAGGATAAGGAGActcagagggattaagtgacttgcccatggccacctagctagtaagtgagcAAAGGCAGAACTCACACCTATGTATTTCATGAGTATCTTGAGCCTAGCACAATGCCCTGAACCTAGTACATgctccataaatgtttgttgagttgaatatAGGAGATACACAGGAGAATGAGACATGGTCCCTCTCTCCTCCAATAAATGACAATTTAGTGGGTGTGTGTTGGGGGAAGTAGGAagagagacaaaacaaaaatagtctcAAAACAGGACAAGTAAAGGACCAGAGTCATGCAGCTGTTTGCCAGGTAAGGGGCACAATGTTTCTGTTCTACTCTCCAGGGCTCCACTCAGGTCTCCGCTCCCCCATAAAGGCTTCCCTGATCACTCCCATTCTTCTCTGAACCTCTGTAGTGTTTCCTGCCTGTACCATCCATTTGGCTGGTAGCAAACCCTACCTAGTAAGGTTAGTCTGTCTTTTAGGAGCatacccctcctcccctcctagGGCCTTAAGCTCTTCCAGGGCAGGTGGTAGGTGTAGATGCTTAGTCAATATTTTTCAATGACAATGGTGTTGATTATGGTAAGAGCTATGAGtttgaaagagggagagataatGGGCCTAGCATGGCCTAGCATGGTCACCCAAGCTTCATAGAAGAGGGAGATCCTGGACTGGGTTTTGAAGGATGAGTGGGATTATTTACAAGCAGAAAAGAGAGGGTATTCCAAGAAGAGGGTGGAagggaactatatgaacaaagcCACACAGGCAGGGAAGTACATGGTGTGATTGGGAGGCAGAAAGGAAGTGACAATAGTAAGTAGCACTATCTGGCTGGAGTGGAAGGTCACATAATGGAATCTTATATCAACTCTGGCATATAACACATCTATGTAGGGATACTTACCCACCATGGAGAAGGCCATGACTTTGGAttgaaggagaaggggatgaaggtggggaagggaagggcacaGAGAAGGAGCAAAATTGACCCTGTGACAGAAAAAGACTCCAAAGATTGCTCACTTGGACACTCCCTTGACCACAAAGACTTTGCTGGAATATTGCTTCTCCAGTTTGCTCATCACTTCATATAGGTCATGATTTAACTACagtcaacaaaagaaaaaaggagggaatggTTATAATAGCTCAACTTGGGCCATCTTCTCTGAAACCCCCAGCTctaccccttttctttttcccaaccCTGCTCTATGTTCCCCTTTCCCTGAAAACTATGGAATCCCCTCCTCTTTCAATAATAATGTCCAGAGTTCCATTAAGCTATCCCCAAGCTCTTTCAGGGTCTTTGTGTCCTGTGTGTGCACCCCCTTTCCCTGACTATCACGGGGAATTCCCAACACCAATGTAGGGCCCagtctccttctcccagtataaGTACGGGTAGTGTTTAGGGTGGAACAATCAGGCATGTGAATATTTGCTTACCAACACTCTGGCTTCTGAAGCTGCTTAGACGAGGCTGGGGCACAGAGAAACTCTATGGTGCCCCTTACTCAGTAGTCATTCTGAGCCTCTGGTGACCTCCTGCCACATGTCACTCAGGCTGGGAGCGCTATCTCTTTTTCAAAATGTCTATGCAGTTAACTTTCCATTAGCCATCTGTGACTTGTCTATGTTGTAAATGGAATATATGCAAGTGGTGTCTAATTCTGTGTGCTGGCTTCCTTCACTCCATGTCTGTTTTGATATTAAATAAGCAAATCCCAGCTGGCTAGAGGACAACTTGTTAGAGATTCCTACTTCTGgcagagggttagactagataatcttcCAATGATGCCTCTTTAGCATACTCTGAAATCATCATTAAGCCAAAGAAATCCTCTTCCTAATAACCAAAGTGGGATGGGTTTCCTCTGAACACCAGGAGATACTTATTGGAGTTGTTAAAGCAAAAGTCAGATACTGGAGTACTGCAAAGAAGATTTATATTTCAGGTATGGCTTAGACTAAGGGACCCCTAGGTCCCTCCCAACTCAATGACTTTGTGTCTGTGGTAGCAACAATGGGCCTCCACTCTGGAGGTGTGGATACATCAAGACCAGGAGGAAGGAGGTAAGATGTGGGTCCAGATATAAAAGAATCTGGGACTTCTACAACTAGGAAGGATGTGAGAGAGCATTTGGTATACCCCTTCTTTTGCCCAAAAGGACTGCCCAAATCTAGCCTAGTGCCCAGAGAAACTCTCCCAAGATTTTAAGACTCGCTTCTATCCAGCTGGAGATTCCATGACTTACACATTTTGGTTTCATATAACCTTCACCCATAAGAAGAGACACTTGGTGGCTGAACCTTGGGGACAGCCTGAGGCCTTCCCATCTGACTTGCAGGGGAAATCTGTCATATGCATTGTCTCACTCataagaatgtgagctccttgagggcagagactgtcttctactttagcatatagtaaatacttaataaataataaatttgtatATAAATCTAACCCAATCTAGATCCTCTCATTTTAGTATAACTCTTTCTGGCC is part of the Notamacropus eugenii isolate mMacEug1 chromosome 3, mMacEug1.pri_v2, whole genome shotgun sequence genome and harbors:
- the BIN2 gene encoding bridging integrator 2 yields the protein MAERSGSSAGLLAKQMQKKFTRAQEKVLQKLGKIPETKDERFEQAAQNFYQQQAEGQKLFKDLKHFLNAVKVMHESSMRLSQTLQEIYNYEWEGYRDLKVIAANNNLLWEDYEEKLADQVVRTMENYVYQFSEVKERISKRGRKLVDYDSARHHLEAVQNAKKKDEAKTLKAEEEFVKAQTVFEDLNQELQEELPLLYNSRIGCYVTIFQNISNLRDVFYKEMSKLNHDLYEVMSKLEKQYSSKVFVVKGVSKHRSSLVISSPIPRPSVSITSGDSSPLTSPSSQSPTSSSPRSPSPASASPRSPSPISPCSRSSPPTVTSLISLKRERESILENEDAPAMELAQKEESPEFQDDPFEEEKRGDTDDPGVEEKFVLPCNDPARSRPPSVVQAELPDEGSPSHTAPVSPGILPSPKEIPLPRPGVSQPNEGSGPVRDRTPSFKALVISNKPPPLRTPPSPGPLPDLNPAEKPRPQTPEISQGGAHAESLEEHVSRASSVMKDSCELGTEEEINSEENKEPEQTIKKQDSDISLQMKEGPNEEEN